One region of Pseudomonas alvandae genomic DNA includes:
- a CDS encoding quinone-dependent dihydroorotate dehydrogenase, with protein MYTLARELLFKFSPETSHDLSLDLIGAGGRLGLNGLLCKAPAKLPVTVMGLEFPNPVGLAAGLDKNGAAIDGFAQLGFGFVEIGTVTPRPQPGNPKPRLFRLPQAEAIINRMGFNNLGVDHLLARVAAAKYKGVLGINIGKNFDTPVERAVDDYLICLDKVYAHASYITVNVSSPNTPGLRSLQFGDSLKQLLADLARRRAELAVTHGRHVPLAIKIAPDMSDEETVQVAQALIETGMDAVIATNTTLGREGVEGLEHGDEAGGLSGAPVRDKSTHTVKVLAGELAGRLPIIAAGGITEGRHAAEKITAGASLVQVYSGFIYKGPALIRESVDAIAALG; from the coding sequence ATGTACACCCTGGCCCGTGAACTGCTGTTCAAATTCTCCCCGGAAACCTCCCATGACCTGTCCCTGGACTTGATCGGCGCGGGCGGGCGCTTGGGCCTTAACGGTCTGCTGTGCAAGGCCCCGGCGAAACTTCCGGTGACGGTCATGGGGCTGGAGTTTCCCAACCCGGTCGGGCTGGCGGCGGGCCTGGACAAGAATGGCGCGGCCATCGACGGTTTTGCGCAATTGGGTTTCGGCTTCGTTGAAATTGGCACCGTGACGCCGCGACCGCAGCCGGGCAACCCCAAGCCACGACTGTTCCGTCTGCCCCAGGCCGAGGCGATCATCAATCGCATGGGCTTCAACAACCTGGGCGTCGATCACCTGCTGGCCCGTGTCGCGGCGGCCAAGTACAAGGGCGTGCTGGGCATCAACATCGGCAAGAACTTCGACACTCCGGTGGAGCGCGCCGTCGACGATTACCTCATCTGCCTGGACAAGGTCTACGCCCACGCCAGCTATATCACCGTCAACGTCAGTTCCCCGAACACCCCGGGGCTGCGCAGCCTGCAGTTCGGTGATTCGCTCAAGCAACTGCTGGCCGACCTGGCCCGGCGCCGTGCGGAGCTGGCGGTCACCCATGGCCGACATGTGCCGCTGGCCATCAAGATTGCCCCGGACATGAGCGACGAGGAAACCGTCCAGGTAGCCCAGGCGCTGATCGAGACTGGCATGGACGCGGTGATCGCCACCAACACCACGCTGGGCCGCGAAGGTGTCGAAGGGTTGGAGCATGGCGACGAGGCGGGCGGCTTGTCTGGCGCGCCGGTGCGCGACAAGAGTACCCATACCGTGAAAGTCCTCGCGGGTGAGCTGGCGGGACGCTTGCCGATCATCGCGGCGGGCGGGATTACCGAAGGTCGGCACGCCGCCGAGAAGATCACCGCCGGGGCGAGCCTGGTGCAGGTTTATTCGGGGTTCATCTACAAGGGGCCAGCGTTGATTCGCGAGTCGGTGGATGCGATTGCGGCGTTGGGGTGA
- the rmf gene encoding ribosome modulation factor: MRRLKRDPLERAFLRGYQYGVGGKSRELCPFTLPSVRQAWINGWREGRGDNWDGMTGTAGIHRLNELHAVG, translated from the coding sequence ATGAGAAGACTTAAGCGTGATCCGTTGGAAAGAGCTTTTTTACGCGGTTACCAATATGGCGTTGGTGGTAAATCCCGTGAGCTTTGCCCCTTTACTCTACCGTCGGTACGTCAAGCCTGGATCAATGGCTGGCGGGAAGGACGCGGCGACAACTGGGACGGTATGACCGGCACTGCGGGTATCCACAGACTCAACGAACTTCACGCCGTCGGCTGA
- the rlmKL gene encoding bifunctional 23S rRNA (guanine(2069)-N(7))-methyltransferase RlmK/23S rRNA (guanine(2445)-N(2))-methyltransferase RlmL yields the protein MSDRFELFLTCPKGLEGLLLEEAVGLGLEEAREHTSAVRGSADMETAYRLCLWSRLANRVLLVLKRFPMKDAEDLYHGVLDVDWQDHMLADGTLAVEFSGHGSGIDNTHFGALKVKDAIVDKLRTPSGERPSIDKLNPDLRIHLRLDRGEAILSLDLSGHSLHQRGYRLQQGAAPLKENLAAAILIRAGWPRIAAEGGALADPMCGVGTFLVEAGMIAADMAPNLRRQQWGFTAWLGHVPALWKKLHEEASERAAAGLAKPPLWIRGYEADPRLIQPGRNNVERAGLSEWIKIYQGEVATFEPRPDQNQKGLVICNPPYGERLGDEASLLYLYQNLGERLRQACLNWEAAVFTGAPDLGKRMGIRSHKQYSFWNGALPCKLLLIKVLPDQFVTGERRTPEQRQAEREQSAYDQTPDVPQERQYNKNGNPIKPAPAPAPVVEQARLSEGGQMFANRLQKNLKLLSKWAKREGVDCYRVYDADMPEYSMAIDLYHDWVHVQEYVAPKSIDPEKASARLFDALAAIPQALNVDKSRVIIKRRERQSGTKQYERQSAQGKFTEVNEGGVKLLVNLTDYLDTGLFLDHRPMRLRIQKEAAGKRFLNLFCYTATASVHAAKGGARSTTSVDLSKTYLDWARRNLSLNGFSDKNRLEQGDVMAWLEASRDEYELIFIDPPTFSNSKRMEGVFDVQRDHVQLLDLAMARLAPGGVLYFSNNFRKFQLEENLAERYAVEEITAKTIDPDFARNSKIHRAWKITAR from the coding sequence ATGTCCGACCGTTTTGAACTCTTCCTCACTTGCCCCAAGGGCCTCGAAGGCCTGCTTCTTGAGGAAGCCGTCGGGCTTGGCCTTGAAGAGGCGCGAGAGCATACCTCGGCCGTTCGCGGCAGCGCTGACATGGAGACGGCCTATCGGCTCTGCCTCTGGTCCCGCCTGGCCAACCGCGTGTTGCTGGTGCTCAAGCGCTTCCCGATGAAGGATGCCGAAGACCTTTACCACGGTGTGCTGGATGTCGACTGGCAAGACCACATGCTCGCCGACGGCACCCTGGCGGTGGAGTTCAGCGGCCACGGCTCGGGCATCGACAACACCCATTTCGGCGCCTTGAAGGTCAAGGACGCCATTGTCGACAAACTGCGTACGCCGTCGGGCGAGCGCCCGTCCATCGACAAGCTCAACCCGGACCTGCGCATCCACCTGCGCCTGGACCGCGGCGAAGCGATCCTCTCCCTGGACCTTTCCGGCCACAGCCTGCACCAGCGCGGTTATCGCCTGCAGCAAGGCGCCGCGCCGCTGAAGGAAAACCTCGCCGCCGCGATCCTGATCCGCGCCGGTTGGCCGCGTATTGCCGCCGAAGGCGGGGCGCTGGCCGACCCGATGTGCGGCGTCGGCACGTTCCTGGTGGAAGCCGGCATGATCGCCGCCGACATGGCGCCGAACCTGCGTCGCCAGCAATGGGGCTTTACCGCCTGGCTCGGCCATGTGCCGGCGTTGTGGAAGAAGCTTCATGAAGAAGCCTCTGAACGCGCCGCTGCCGGGCTGGCCAAGCCGCCGTTGTGGATCCGCGGCTACGAGGCCGATCCACGGCTGATCCAGCCGGGTCGCAACAACGTCGAGCGCGCGGGCCTGAGCGAGTGGATCAAGATCTACCAGGGCGAAGTCGCCACCTTCGAGCCGCGCCCGGACCAGAACCAGAAAGGCCTGGTGATCTGCAACCCTCCGTATGGCGAACGCCTGGGCGATGAAGCCAGCCTGCTTTATCTCTACCAGAACCTCGGCGAACGCCTGCGCCAGGCCTGCCTGAACTGGGAGGCCGCGGTGTTCACCGGCGCGCCGGACCTGGGCAAGCGCATGGGCATTCGCAGCCACAAGCAGTATTCGTTCTGGAACGGCGCCTTGCCCTGCAAGCTGCTGTTGATCAAGGTGTTGCCGGATCAGTTCGTCACGGGCGAGCGTCGGACCCCGGAGCAACGCCAGGCCGAGCGTGAGCAATCCGCCTACGACCAGACCCCGGATGTCCCGCAGGAGCGTCAGTACAACAAGAACGGCAACCCGATCAAGCCAGCGCCGGCACCGGCCCCCGTGGTCGAGCAGGCGCGCCTGAGCGAAGGCGGGCAGATGTTCGCCAATCGCCTGCAGAAAAACCTCAAGCTGCTGAGCAAGTGGGCCAAGCGTGAAGGCGTGGACTGCTATCGCGTCTACGATGCCGACATGCCGGAATACTCGATGGCCATCGACCTGTACCACGATTGGGTTCACGTGCAGGAGTACGTCGCGCCGAAGTCCATCGATCCGGAAAAGGCCTCGGCCCGCTTGTTCGATGCGCTGGCGGCGATCCCCCAGGCCTTGAACGTCGACAAGAGCCGCGTCATCATCAAGCGCCGCGAGCGCCAGAGCGGCACCAAGCAGTACGAGCGCCAGAGTGCCCAAGGCAAGTTCACCGAAGTCAACGAAGGCGGCGTGAAGCTGCTCGTCAACCTCACGGATTACCTCGACACCGGGCTGTTTCTCGATCACCGGCCCATGCGTCTGCGAATCCAGAAAGAAGCGGCCGGCAAGCGCTTCCTCAACCTGTTCTGCTACACCGCGACCGCCAGCGTCCACGCTGCCAAGGGCGGTGCCCGCAGCACTACCAGCGTCGATTTGTCGAAAACCTACCTGGATTGGGCGCGGCGCAACCTGTCGCTCAATGGCTTTTCCGACAAGAACCGCCTGGAGCAGGGTGACGTGATGGCGTGGCTGGAAGCCAGCCGTGACGAATACGAGCTGATCTTCATCGATCCGCCGACCTTCTCCAACTCCAAGCGCATGGAAGGCGTGTTCGACGTGCAGCGCGATCACGTCCAGTTGTTGGACCTGGCCATGGCGCGCCTGGCGCCGGGCGGCGTGTTGTATTTCTCCAACAACTTCCGCAAGTTCCAACTCGAAGAGAACTTGGCCGAGCGTTACGCGGTGGAGGAAATCACCGCGAAGACCATCGATCCGGATTTCGCCCGAAACAGCAAGATTCACCGCGCATGGAAAATCACGGCACGCTGA
- a CDS encoding sensor domain-containing diguanylate cyclase: MALHPVRPRILGFISEDVSAWLVASLVLAAGALLTGLLAWGTLNLFNQQLRQRFALQVDERYSRIEERFQDQVQRLDSLRRFFANSDGVSNTEFHGYTEAMLRHTRAFAWAPRVLRDERQAFEHQARAEVSGTFTIREPDEAGLLREAPERDEYVPVLYVQGQPSYGAPLGLDLLYQPTRRATLERARERNAMTVSKPLDLVGVDPIFSRGIMLAAPVVRHSGSELLGFVVAAVSMRQLMSDGLPDSGHDNLSMRVLDLSSDDHQEVLYESPDRPGKSELSATRLLRLADRDFRVELRPSHLFLSSNHSSVMSLTVLGGLLSLMLSVLFYTLVSQRQRALALVEQRTQELRARETELRGTHGQLRGVLDAATQVAIIATDLRGVITTFNAGAEQMLGYRSCDVLQSMTLESLHVPRELQERAAQLAARFGKPIPTCHAMLLEGGEQGGQQAREWTLVRRDGSYLTVNMLATPVLDDQGLWVGHLAICIDVTERKRVHEALAARDLLLKKLSAHVPGGIYQFKMDFNGSFSVIYASDGIRDIYELEPDVLVRHAEAIFSRIHPLDSARVRASIRTSADTLSPWREEYRVQLPLRGLRWVRGEATPEQLPGGGVLWHGYISDISDLKRVEEELRALSVTDALTGIRNRRYFQERLTSELARVERGSGEMAVIMLDIDHFKRINDQYGHATGDRVLQAVCERITQRLRRTDVFCRLGGEEFVVLCPDTDGESAYALAVGLWDGLRGAPIEEVGVITASFGVASLRPGEGADALLLRADSGVYAAKQAGRDRVEAPLE; the protein is encoded by the coding sequence ATGGCATTACATCCGGTGCGTCCCAGGATCCTGGGTTTTATCAGCGAAGATGTTTCAGCGTGGCTGGTGGCTTCTTTGGTCCTGGCGGCGGGGGCTTTGCTGACCGGCTTGTTGGCCTGGGGCACGCTGAATCTGTTCAATCAGCAACTGCGCCAACGTTTCGCGCTGCAAGTCGACGAGCGCTACAGCCGCATCGAAGAGCGCTTTCAGGACCAGGTCCAACGCCTCGACAGCCTGAGGCGTTTCTTCGCCAACTCCGATGGGGTTTCCAACACCGAATTCCATGGCTACACCGAAGCCATGCTGCGCCATACCCGGGCCTTCGCCTGGGCGCCCCGGGTGCTTCGGGACGAGCGGCAGGCATTCGAGCACCAGGCGCGCGCCGAAGTCTCCGGTACGTTTACCATTCGTGAGCCGGACGAGGCGGGCCTGCTGCGCGAGGCCCCCGAGCGGGACGAATACGTACCGGTGCTGTACGTCCAGGGCCAGCCCTCCTATGGCGCACCGCTGGGCCTGGATCTGCTTTACCAACCCACCCGCCGCGCCACGCTGGAACGGGCCCGCGAACGTAACGCCATGACAGTGTCCAAGCCCCTGGACCTGGTCGGCGTCGATCCGATCTTTTCCAGGGGAATCATGCTGGCCGCGCCAGTGGTGCGGCATTCCGGAAGTGAACTGTTGGGTTTCGTCGTGGCTGCGGTCAGCATGCGCCAACTGATGTCTGATGGCCTGCCGGATTCCGGTCATGACAACTTGTCGATGCGGGTGCTGGACCTGTCCAGCGACGATCATCAAGAAGTGCTGTACGAGAGCCCTGACCGCCCGGGCAAAAGCGAGTTATCGGCGACCCGGCTGTTGCGCCTGGCCGATCGTGACTTCCGGGTTGAGCTGCGACCCAGCCACTTGTTCCTGTCGAGCAATCATTCCAGCGTGATGAGCCTGACGGTGCTGGGCGGGTTACTCAGCCTGATGCTCAGTGTCTTGTTCTACACGCTGGTCAGCCAGCGGCAACGGGCCCTGGCGCTGGTGGAGCAACGGACCCAGGAACTGCGGGCCCGGGAAACGGAATTGCGCGGGACCCATGGCCAGTTGAGGGGCGTGCTCGACGCCGCGACACAGGTTGCGATCATTGCCACTGATTTGCGCGGTGTCATCACCACTTTCAATGCCGGTGCCGAGCAGATGCTCGGTTATCGGAGCTGCGATGTCTTGCAGAGCATGACCCTGGAAAGCCTCCATGTCCCGCGCGAGCTGCAGGAGCGGGCAGCCCAGCTCGCCGCTCGCTTTGGCAAACCGATCCCCACCTGCCACGCCATGTTGCTGGAAGGCGGCGAGCAGGGTGGCCAGCAGGCGCGGGAGTGGACGCTCGTACGCCGCGACGGCAGCTATCTGACGGTGAACATGCTGGCGACTCCGGTGCTGGACGACCAGGGGCTTTGGGTCGGGCACCTGGCGATCTGCATCGACGTCACCGAGCGCAAGCGCGTCCACGAAGCATTGGCCGCCAGGGATCTGTTGTTGAAGAAACTCAGCGCCCATGTGCCCGGCGGTATCTATCAGTTCAAGATGGATTTCAACGGCAGCTTCAGCGTGATCTACGCCAGCGATGGCATCCGGGATATCTACGAACTGGAGCCGGACGTCCTGGTGCGGCACGCCGAAGCGATTTTTTCCCGCATTCATCCATTGGACAGCGCGCGGGTTCGGGCATCGATCCGCACCTCGGCCGACACGCTGAGCCCCTGGCGCGAAGAGTATCGGGTGCAACTGCCACTGCGCGGCCTGCGCTGGGTCCGCGGCGAGGCGACGCCTGAGCAACTGCCGGGTGGCGGGGTGTTGTGGCACGGTTATATCTCGGACATTTCCGACCTTAAGCGCGTGGAAGAAGAGCTGCGGGCGTTGTCGGTGACCGACGCCCTGACCGGCATTCGCAACCGGCGTTATTTTCAGGAGCGGCTGACCTCGGAGTTGGCCCGGGTCGAGCGCGGCTCCGGGGAAATGGCGGTCATCATGCTCGACATTGATCATTTCAAACGCATCAACGATCAATATGGGCACGCGACGGGCGACCGAGTCTTGCAAGCGGTCTGCGAGCGCATCACCCAGCGACTGCGACGCACCGATGTGTTCTGCCGGCTCGGCGGGGAAGAGTTCGTGGTGCTGTGCCCTGACACCGACGGCGAAAGCGCCTACGCGCTGGCCGTGGGATTGTGGGACGGCCTGCGCGGGGCGCCGATCGAGGAGGTGGGGGTCATCACTGCGAGTTTTGGCGTCGCCAGCCTCCGTCCCGGCGAAGGCGCCGATGCGCTGCTGCTACGAGCTGACTCGGGGGTCTATGCGGCCAAGCAGGCCGGGCGCGATCGGGTCGAGGCGCCGTTGGAATAG
- the dacB gene encoding D-alanyl-D-alanine carboxypeptidase/D-alanyl-D-alanine endopeptidase has protein sequence MIKSLRPLLLASLLLPLAVPVTTHAATINTALSPNVQKALKNSKLQDNALSLVMVPLDGPGTPTLYNADVSVNPASTMKLVTTYAALEMLGPNHQWKTEFYTDGTLSGGILNGNLYLKGGGDPKLNMEKLWLLMRDLRANGVQQVTGDLVLDRSFFIQPQLPEFNDDGNDENKPFLVKPDSLLVNLKALRFVARNDGGRVLVSVEPPIASIRIENVVKAANGKQCAGGVRYNPVANADGSMTVTVSGQLGDGCSSQTYLSLLDHATYTAGAVRAIWKELGGSIQGNDRLAATPGNAKLLARAFSPDLAEIIRDINKYSNNTMAQQLFLSLGAQFRNEADGDDAKAAQRVVRQWLAKKGITAPHLVMENGSGLSRAERVSAREMAAMLQAAWHSPYAAEYISSMPIAGTDGTMRKRLKTTAMAGEAHIKTGTLNTVRAIAGFSRDINGNTWAVVAILNDPKPWGASSVLDQVLLDLYRQPKLPQAASVL, from the coding sequence ATGATCAAATCTTTGCGTCCATTGCTCCTGGCCAGCCTTCTTCTTCCCCTGGCTGTTCCTGTCACCACCCACGCCGCGACCATCAACACCGCCCTGTCGCCGAATGTGCAAAAGGCCCTCAAGAACAGCAAGCTGCAAGACAACGCCCTGTCCCTGGTCATGGTGCCGCTCGATGGCCCTGGCACCCCGACGCTGTACAACGCCGATGTTTCCGTGAACCCGGCGTCCACCATGAAATTGGTCACGACCTACGCTGCGCTGGAGATGCTCGGGCCAAACCACCAGTGGAAAACCGAGTTCTACACCGACGGGACCCTCAGCGGTGGCATCCTCAACGGCAATCTGTACCTCAAGGGTGGCGGCGATCCCAAGCTGAACATGGAAAAACTCTGGCTGTTGATGCGCGACCTGCGGGCCAACGGCGTGCAGCAGGTGACCGGCGACCTGGTGCTGGATCGGAGTTTTTTCATCCAGCCACAATTGCCCGAGTTCAACGACGACGGCAACGACGAGAACAAACCCTTCCTGGTCAAGCCCGACTCGCTGTTGGTCAACCTCAAGGCCCTGCGCTTCGTCGCCCGCAACGACGGCGGCCGGGTGCTGGTATCGGTCGAGCCGCCGATTGCCAGCATCCGCATCGAAAACGTGGTCAAGGCCGCCAATGGCAAGCAGTGCGCCGGCGGCGTTCGCTACAACCCGGTGGCGAACGCCGATGGCAGCATGACCGTCACCGTCAGTGGCCAACTCGGCGATGGATGCAGCTCCCAGACCTACCTGTCATTGCTCGATCACGCCACCTATACCGCTGGCGCCGTGCGGGCGATCTGGAAAGAACTGGGCGGCAGCATCCAGGGCAACGATCGCCTGGCCGCGACCCCGGGCAACGCCAAGTTGCTCGCCCGGGCCTTCTCGCCAGACCTGGCGGAGATCATCCGCGACATCAATAAATACAGTAACAACACCATGGCCCAGCAACTGTTCCTCAGCCTCGGTGCGCAGTTTCGCAACGAGGCCGACGGCGACGACGCCAAGGCTGCGCAGCGGGTCGTACGCCAGTGGCTGGCCAAGAAAGGCATTACCGCGCCGCACCTGGTGATGGAGAACGGTTCTGGCCTGTCCCGCGCCGAACGGGTCAGCGCCCGGGAAATGGCGGCGATGCTGCAGGCGGCATGGCACAGTCCGTATGCGGCGGAATACATCAGCTCGATGCCCATCGCCGGAACCGACGGCACCATGCGCAAGCGCCTCAAGACCACCGCCATGGCTGGCGAAGCCCACATCAAGACCGGCACGCTGAACACCGTCCGGGCCATTGCCGGCTTCAGCCGCGACATCAACGGCAACACCTGGGCGGTCGTGGCGATCCTCAACGATCCGAAGCCATGGGGCGCTTCTTCGGTGCTGGACCAGGTATTGCTTGACCTGTATCGCCAGCCGAAGCTCCCGCAGGCGGCTTCGGTGCTCTGA
- a CDS encoding YggL family protein translates to MATNRSQRLRKKLCVDEFQELGFELNLDFKEDLADEAIDAFLDAFLKEAMEANGLGYVGGDDYGLVCLQKRGSVTEEQRAAVEAWLKARPELTSVEVSPLLDVWYPEKPINPKA, encoded by the coding sequence ATGGCGACTAACCGTTCCCAGCGTCTGCGCAAAAAGCTGTGCGTGGATGAATTTCAAGAGCTGGGTTTCGAACTGAACCTGGATTTCAAAGAAGATCTGGCCGATGAGGCTATTGACGCTTTCCTCGACGCTTTCCTGAAAGAAGCCATGGAAGCCAACGGCCTGGGTTATGTCGGCGGTGACGACTACGGCCTGGTTTGCCTGCAGAAGCGTGGCTCGGTGACCGAAGAGCAGCGCGCTGCCGTTGAAGCCTGGCTCAAGGCCCGTCCTGAGCTGACCAGCGTTGAAGTCAGCCCGTTGCTGGACGTGTGGTACCCGGAAAAGCCGATCAACCCGAAGGCTTGA
- a CDS encoding benzoate/H(+) symporter BenE family transporter has protein sequence MTEVTTAPLRPLADTSPSAIVAGFIAMMTGYTSSLVLMFQAGQAAGLTSGQISSWIWAISIGMAVCSIGLSLRYRTPITIAWSTPGAALLITSLGGVSYGEAIGAYITCAALVTICGLTGSFERLVKRIPASLAAALLAGILFKIGSEIFVATQHRTGLVLGMFFTYLIVKRLSPRYAVLAALLVGTALSGLLGLLDFSGFALEVATPVWTTPHFSLAATISIGIPLFVVAMTSQNMPGIAVLRADGYNVPASPLITSTGVASLLLAPFGSHGINLAAISAAICTGPHAHEDRNKRYTAAVWCGIFYGIAGVFGATLAALFAALPKELVLSIAALALFGSIINGLSIAMSEVKEREAALVTFMVTASGLTLFSIGSAFWGIVAGVLTLLILNWRNA, from the coding sequence ATGACCGAAGTCACGACCGCGCCACTTCGTCCCTTGGCCGATACATCGCCCTCGGCCATCGTCGCCGGCTTCATCGCCATGATGACGGGCTACACCAGTTCCCTGGTGCTGATGTTCCAGGCTGGGCAAGCGGCGGGCCTGACCAGCGGGCAGATTTCCTCGTGGATCTGGGCGATTTCCATCGGCATGGCCGTGTGCTCCATCGGCCTTTCGCTGCGCTATCGCACCCCGATTACCATTGCCTGGTCGACTCCCGGCGCGGCGTTGCTGATCACCAGCCTGGGCGGCGTGAGTTATGGCGAGGCCATCGGTGCCTATATAACGTGCGCGGCGTTGGTGACAATCTGCGGCCTGACCGGCAGTTTCGAGCGCCTGGTCAAGCGCATTCCGGCCTCGCTGGCGGCGGCGTTGCTGGCGGGCATCCTGTTCAAGATCGGCAGCGAAATCTTTGTCGCCACCCAGCACCGCACCGGCCTGGTGCTGGGCATGTTCTTCACCTACCTGATCGTCAAGCGCCTCTCGCCGCGTTACGCGGTGCTGGCGGCGCTGCTGGTCGGCACCGCGCTGTCGGGCCTGTTGGGACTTTTGGATTTCAGCGGTTTCGCCCTGGAAGTCGCGACACCGGTCTGGACCACGCCGCACTTTTCCCTGGCGGCCACCATCAGCATCGGCATCCCGCTGTTCGTGGTGGCGATGACCTCGCAGAACATGCCTGGCATTGCCGTGCTGCGCGCCGATGGCTACAACGTACCGGCGTCGCCGTTGATCACCAGCACCGGCGTCGCCTCGCTGCTGCTGGCGCCGTTCGGCTCCCACGGGATCAACCTGGCGGCGATCAGCGCAGCGATCTGCACCGGGCCGCACGCCCATGAAGATCGCAACAAGCGCTACACGGCCGCCGTGTGGTGCGGGATTTTCTATGGGATTGCCGGAGTGTTCGGCGCAACGCTGGCGGCACTGTTCGCGGCATTGCCCAAGGAACTGGTGCTGTCCATCGCGGCCCTGGCGCTGTTCGGGTCGATCATCAATGGGCTGAGCATCGCCATGAGCGAAGTGAAGGAACGGGAGGCGGCGCTGGTCACTTTCATGGTCACGGCGTCGGGGCTGACGCTGTTTTCCATCGGTTCGGCGTTCTGGGGGATTGTGGCGGGGGTGTTGACGTTGCTGATCCTGAATTGGCGCAACGCCTGA
- a CDS encoding GntR family transcriptional regulator has product MNEQLQPLKKQPRAGKAGRSGTQDDIVYAHIFEAILEQRLAPGTKLSEEALGEIFGVSRTIIRRALSRLAHEGVVLLRPNRGAVVASPSVEEARQVFFARRMVEKAITELAVQHATAEQLAELRQMVSDERDSFSRGDRGAGIRLSGEFHLKLAEAAKNAPLISFQRSLVSQTSLIIAQYESGNRSHCSYDEHTQLIDAIEARDAKLAVDLMMHHMDHIDSKLNLDEESASDDLHAVFSHLLQSKKPGRAPAKL; this is encoded by the coding sequence ATGAACGAACAGTTGCAGCCCCTCAAGAAACAACCGCGAGCAGGCAAAGCCGGCCGCAGCGGAACCCAGGACGATATTGTCTATGCGCACATTTTCGAGGCCATCCTCGAGCAGCGCCTGGCGCCCGGTACCAAATTGAGCGAAGAGGCACTTGGGGAGATTTTCGGGGTGAGCCGCACCATCATTCGCCGTGCGCTGTCACGCCTGGCCCATGAAGGCGTGGTGCTGTTGCGGCCCAATCGCGGCGCGGTCGTCGCCAGCCCGAGTGTCGAAGAGGCACGCCAGGTGTTCTTCGCCCGGCGCATGGTGGAGAAGGCGATCACGGAACTGGCGGTCCAGCACGCCACCGCCGAGCAGCTTGCCGAGCTGCGGCAGATGGTCAGCGACGAGCGCGACAGTTTCTCCCGCGGCGATCGTGGCGCCGGCATCCGCTTGTCGGGCGAGTTCCACTTGAAGCTGGCCGAGGCGGCGAAGAATGCCCCGCTGATCAGCTTCCAGCGCAGCCTGGTATCCCAGACTTCGTTGATCATCGCCCAGTATGAAAGCGGCAATCGATCCCACTGTTCCTATGACGAACACACCCAACTGATCGACGCCATCGAGGCCCGCGACGCCAAGCTGGCGGTGGACCTGATGATGCACCACATGGACCACATCGACAGCAAGCTCAACCTCGACGAGGAAAGCGCGTCGGATGACTTGCACGCGGTGTTCTCGCATCTGTTGCAGAGCAAGAAGCCGGGGCGTGCGCCTGCCAAGCTCTGA